A window of Limosilactobacillus reuteri genomic DNA:
GGGTTGATGAAAAAAATGAATCGTGAGGAACTAGAAGGGGTAATTGCCCATGAAATGACTCACGTTCGAAATTATGATATCCGTCTGCAAACAATTGCGTTAGCCTTAGCATCTGCAATCGCAATGCTTGTCAATTTTGCGGGAAATTTCTGGTGGATTGGTGGTCGGAGCAGTAGTGATGACCGGGATAATCCATCAAGTGTTTTCGCAATCCTTGGTTCGATTCTCTTGATTATCTTAGCGCCATTAGCAGCAACCATTGCGCAGATGGCCCTTTCACGTAATCGGGAATACTTAGCCGATGCAGGTGCTGTTGAATTAACACGTAATCCACAAGGGATGATCAGTGCATTAGAAAAGCTAAAAACTGCCGTGCCAATGAAACATGTGGACCCAAGCAGTTCAGCTTTATATATTAGTGATCCAGAAAAGAACGCTAAGCACCATCCTTTTTCAAATCTATTTGACACCCACCCACCGCTAGATAAGCGAATTGAACGGTTGCGTCAAATGTAATAGAATTATAAATGAGGTGAGACTGAGAAAAAACTTTTGCTTTTTCTCAGTCTCTGCTATTTTTACTCACGACTCATCGTTTTTAATCGCCTTATATCAGTGAGGGTGGTATAATTAAAAAGCTAGACCAAAGTATCAAAAGAAGAGGTATCTTTTTCATGAAAATGAAATTAGCGGAAATTGCCAAGGCGATCAACGCACAAAATGACATTGAACAATGGAAGGACGTAGAAGTAACTAGTGTGTCATTTGACAGTCGACACTTAGATCAAGGGAGCTTATTTGTTCCGTTGCAAGGTGCCCAAGACGGCCACCAATACGTACCGAGTGCTTTTACCAATGGTGCAGTAGCTAGTTTATGGGCTAGTGACCATGAGATAACAGATCAGACGCACCCATTATTAGTTGTTAACGATCCATTAGTGGCTCTTCAACAACTAGGTAAGTACTACTTGCATAAGATTAATCCGATTGTCGTTGCGGTTACGGGAAGTAATGGTAAGACGACGACTAAAGATATGATTGCGTCAATCTTAAGTACACAGTTTAATGTCACAAAGACATATGCTAATTTTAATAATGAGATTGGGGTTCCAGGAACGCTTCTTAACATGGAGTCTAATACCGAAGCAGTGGTAGTTGAGATGGGCATGGATCGTTTTGGCCAGCTTGACTTCTTGAGTAAGCTTGTAAATCCTGACATTGCCGTTATTACAATGATCGGGGAAGCACATATCGAATTCTTCGGGACTCGTGATAAGATTGCCGATGCAAAGATGGAAATTGCCCATGGCCTAAGGGAAGATGGAACGCTAGTATTTAATGGGGATGAACCATTATTAGAGGAACGGGTAAAAGATCTTACCCAACGACAGATGCGCTTTGGTCGGCAACTAAGCAATAATTTGTATGCAACAAGTGTCCACGATGAACCACGACAGTTATCATTTACCGTCAACGAATGGCCAGATGAAGAATTCACTATTCCAATGGTTGGTGAATACAATATTAATAATGCGTTAGCGGCTATGGAAGTGGGTAAGATTCTGCATATTACTCCCGCCCATATGAAGCAAGCGTTGGCAAACGTTGAATTAACGGAAAATCGTGCTGAATGGGTTAAAGGAAAGAATGGTGAACAGATCTTAAGTGATGTTTACAATTCAAACCCAACCGCTGCCAAAGAAGTCCTTAAAACAATCGCGGAAACGCCAGTGGATGGTCGCCGAATTGCCGTATTAGGGGACATGCTGGAATTAGGGGATGCTGCGCCAAAGTTGCATGCTAGCTTAGCAGAAGAGATTGACCACCAAAAGATTGCTAGTGTTTACCTTGTAGGCGAACAAATGAAAAATCTTAAAGATAAGTTGATCCAAGAAGGTTATCCAGCTGAAGATATCCATCATTATGCTGCCGGTGACCTTCAACAATTAATTGCTGATCTTACGGCTACTTTGACGGGTGAAGATATTGTTCTATTGAAAGCAAGCCATGGCATTCACCTAGAAGAAGTCTTGACGGCATTAAAAGCAGAATAGTTAATATATTTGCCAGTCGATTACTGATGCTTATATCATGAATCGACTGGTCGTTTTTAGGAGGAAAATTTTTGAAGTTTAGTGAATTAGGCTTATCAGAGAGCCTATTAAAAGCAATCAAACGGAGCGGATACGAAGAAGCAACACCAATCCAAGAACAAACGATTCCAATGGTTCTTGAAGGTAAGGATGTTATTGGCCAGGCACAAACTGGGACTGGTAAGACGGCTGCTTTCGGATTGCCAATTATTGAAAACGTTGATACTGAAAATCCAAATATTCAAGCAATTATCATTTCACCAACACGTGAATTAGCGATCCAGACCCAAGAAGAATTTTATCGTCTTGGTAAAGATAAGCATGTTCGCGTGCAAGTAGTATATGGTGGGGCAGATATTCGGCGCCAAATTAAGAGCTTGAAACAACACCCACAAATTCTCGTGGGAACTCCTGGACGGTTACGGGACCATATTAACCGTCATACAGTTAAACTTGACCACATTAAGACCCTGGTTCTCGATGAGGCAGATGAAATGCTAAACATGGGATTCTTAGAAGATATTGAATCCATCATCAAGGAAACACCGGATGATCGGCAAACATTGCTCTTCTCAGCAACCATGCCACCAGAAATCAAACGAATCGGGGTTCAATTTATGTCTGATCCGGAAACTGTGCGGATCAAGGCCAAGGAATTGACTACTGACTTAGTTGATCAGTACTATGTTCGCGCCCGTGATTATGAAAAATTTGACATTATGACCCGCTTAATTGATGTTCAGGATCCTGACTTAACAATTGTCTTTGGTCGGACAAAGCGACGGGTAGATGAATTGTCGAAGGGCTTGATTGCGCGTGGCTACAATGCAGCTGGTATCCATGGTGACCTTACTCAGGATAAGCGTTCTAAGATCATGTGGAAGTTTAAGAACAATGAACTTGATATCTTAGTTGCAACAGATGTGGCTGCCCGGGGCTTAGACATTTCCGGGGTTACGCATGTTTATAATTATGATATTCCATCTGACCCAGACAGCTATGTTCACCGGATTGGCCGAACAGGACGGGCCGGACATCACGGGGTATCTTTAACCTTTGTGACTCCAAATGAGATGGATTACCTTCATGAGATTGAAAAATTAACCCGGGTACGGATGTTGCCACTCAAGCCACCAACAGCTGAAGAGGCATTTAAGGGTCAAATAGCATCGGCCTTTAATGATATCGATGAATTAATCGCGCAGGATTCAACTGATCGTTATGAAGAAGCCGCTGAAAAGCTATTAGAAACTCATAATGCAACTGACCTAGTAGCAGCATTGTTAAATAACATGACGAAGGAAGCAGCGAGTGAGGTTCCCGTTAAGATTACTCCTGAACGTCCCCTTCCACGACGTAACAAGCGGAATAACCGTAATGGCAACCGAAATAATGCGCATGGTGGCAACCACTACCGGCGTAAGAATTTCCGCCGTCACCAACATGGTGGTCACCGGAATGATAACCATGGAAAGAGCCATTCCAGTCGTCATTCATTTAATATTCGGAACCGGAAAGAAAATTAAATTAACTACGAAGTCTTTGGTTGAGAGTTGACCAAGGGCTTTTTTTAATTCGCCGTTTGTAAAATTAAGTTAGAAAAATAGAAAAGCCATTTGCGGTAGACTTTTGAATACCCCTAAACAAAAGAAAGAAAACCACAAATGACTTACACCCATCTTACCACAAACGAGCTGACAATCATCGCCCGTTCTTTCGTGCAAAAGCTTAAAGCGTACCGAGTGGCCCAAATGATCAACCGTTGCGCCGAAACCGTTTATCGCGTTTATCGTTACCTGGAAACCGGTGCCTCAATTGCTGATTATCAAGATCACTATATGCGCAATAAGCAACGTTGTGGCCGAAAACGTACTCAGTTGTCACTGGCTGAACTCACTTATATCAACGACAAAATTGCCCAGAGGTGGACGCCTGATACCATTATTGGGCGCGCTGAGCGCCCAATTAGTTGTAACCGGCCGGATGTTTGAACGTGGCCAGTTCGGCTTCGATGTCCGTTCGAGGTAAGCGGCACCCGAATGGCTATGTCGAGCGCCGCGGGAAGGCTGGCCAATTGGGGCGAAGTATTCACGAGCGTGCCAAGGACTTTCCGCACTATGCCACTGAATTTGGGCACCTTGAAGCTGATACCGTCCAAGGCAAAAAGCACCAAGGGGCGGTAATGACCCTGACCGAACGCCAATCGAAGGTCGAAATTGTACTCAATGTGCACGAAAAGACGGCTGATGCGATTAACCAACACTTAAGTCAGTGGCTTCGGAAATTCCCGCGGTACTTCTTCAAATCGATTACCTTTGACAACGGAAAAGAATTCGCCGGCTAGCGCGAGATTGCCAATCAATTTGACCTTCACACTTACTTTGCCGAGGTTGGTGCTCCCAATCAACGAGGGCTGAACGAAAACAACAACGGTCTTTTACGCCGGGATGGCTTAACGAAACAGCTAGATTTCCGCAATCTTCCTGATGAATTGGTAACCCAACTGATGAGTAAGCGAAATAACCTGCCCCGTAAATCACTAGGCTATCGAACTCCATATGAAGTATTCATGTCTTACGTCACTGATGAGCAACTATTTTCTTTCTAACTTAAATTGGTCCCCTGTCAATAAAATAGACAATTTAAATAGAGACTTTTTTGTCCTATGCCACGACTAAATTTTGAATTTGAGTTTGATACTCATCTTCAAGTTGCTTTGGTGATTTGAATCCACAATGACTGTGAATTCTAACTGTGTTGTAAAACGTTTCAATGTACTGAAAAACTAGTCGTTTAGCTTCGGAGTATGAATGGATTTTAAACCGATTTATCCATTCACGCTTAATCAAGGCATGAAACGACTCAATGCAGGCATTATCCCAAGGATAAGCTTTCTTTGAATAGCTTAATGTCATGTTAGCTGTAACTTGATTGTAAGCTTCAGACGTAAACTGACTACCACGATCACTGTGCATGATTAAT
This region includes:
- the htpX gene encoding zinc metalloprotease HtpX, with amino-acid sequence MLYQQIARNKRKTILVMFGFFVLLALIGAAIGYLFARTAIGGMIIAAIIAVIYMSVTIGQSTDVVMRMNNATEVRSASDAPELWHIVEDMALVARVPMPKVYIIHDPSPNAFATGNDPEHAAVAATTGLMKKMNREELEGVIAHEMTHVRNYDIRLQTIALALASAIAMLVNFAGNFWWIGGRSSSDDRDNPSSVFAILGSILLIILAPLAATIAQMALSRNREYLADAGAVELTRNPQGMISALEKLKTAVPMKHVDPSSSALYISDPEKNAKHHPFSNLFDTHPPLDKRIERLRQM
- the murF gene encoding UDP-N-acetylmuramoyl-tripeptide--D-alanyl-D-alanine ligase, with product MKMKLAEIAKAINAQNDIEQWKDVEVTSVSFDSRHLDQGSLFVPLQGAQDGHQYVPSAFTNGAVASLWASDHEITDQTHPLLVVNDPLVALQQLGKYYLHKINPIVVAVTGSNGKTTTKDMIASILSTQFNVTKTYANFNNEIGVPGTLLNMESNTEAVVVEMGMDRFGQLDFLSKLVNPDIAVITMIGEAHIEFFGTRDKIADAKMEIAHGLREDGTLVFNGDEPLLEERVKDLTQRQMRFGRQLSNNLYATSVHDEPRQLSFTVNEWPDEEFTIPMVGEYNINNALAAMEVGKILHITPAHMKQALANVELTENRAEWVKGKNGEQILSDVYNSNPTAAKEVLKTIAETPVDGRRIAVLGDMLELGDAAPKLHASLAEEIDHQKIASVYLVGEQMKNLKDKLIQEGYPAEDIHHYAAGDLQQLIADLTATLTGEDIVLLKASHGIHLEEVLTALKAE
- a CDS encoding DEAD/DEAH box helicase; its protein translation is MKFSELGLSESLLKAIKRSGYEEATPIQEQTIPMVLEGKDVIGQAQTGTGKTAAFGLPIIENVDTENPNIQAIIISPTRELAIQTQEEFYRLGKDKHVRVQVVYGGADIRRQIKSLKQHPQILVGTPGRLRDHINRHTVKLDHIKTLVLDEADEMLNMGFLEDIESIIKETPDDRQTLLFSATMPPEIKRIGVQFMSDPETVRIKAKELTTDLVDQYYVRARDYEKFDIMTRLIDVQDPDLTIVFGRTKRRVDELSKGLIARGYNAAGIHGDLTQDKRSKIMWKFKNNELDILVATDVAARGLDISGVTHVYNYDIPSDPDSYVHRIGRTGRAGHHGVSLTFVTPNEMDYLHEIEKLTRVRMLPLKPPTAEEAFKGQIASAFNDIDELIAQDSTDRYEEAAEKLLETHNATDLVAALLNNMTKEAASEVPVKITPERPLPRRNKRNNRNGNRNNAHGGNHYRRKNFRRHQHGGHRNDNHGKSHSSRHSFNIRNRKEN